The stretch of DNA CCAGGGTTTGATTAAAAAATCAAATTCTTGTAGGGTCTGTGACGGATCCTTATCCGCATCACCGTTACTAAGGTATGAGAATTCGCCAAGATCAGCACAAGGATTTTTAGATGCTAGTGAAGAGTGTGATGACTTGGTCAATTTAGAAATATTTCAATGCACGTATTGTGGCCTTGTGCAACATAACTTGGCACCAGTTCCCTATTACAAGGAGGTAATACGCGCTATTGCCTTTTCAAAGGAGATGGGTGAATTTCGTGTTGATCAACTTCATCATTGGATTAAGCAAAACCTTCTAGAGAATAAAAAGATTCTAGAGGTTGGGTGTGGCAGGGGAGAATATATTGATTTGCTGATCAGTGCGGGCGCTACAAAAGTTGCCGGAATTGAGTATGCCCAAACGAGCGTTATAGCGGCTAGGGAAAAATATCCTCAAATCTATAAAGGGTATTTAGATTTGGATTTTGAATTACCAAGTGACTTTAAATTTGATGCATTTACTATTTTTAGTTTCTTGGAGCATTGGCCTAACCCAAATAAAGGGTTGAGAATAATTCATTCAGCTTTATCTGAGGGCGCAGTTGGATTGGTTGAGGTTCCTAATTTTGAATTAATTCTTAACAAGGGCCTGTATTCCGAATTCACAACAGATCACATTTTTTATTTTGATAGAAAGTCAATTACTTTCATTCTTGAAAAAAATGGATTCGAAGTTATCTCAGTTGAGTCGGTTTGGAATGACTATATATTGTCTGCAAAGGTGCGAAAAAGACCATTGCTAGATGTTACAAATTTCTTAAATATACAGGAAAAGATCAAATCTCAATTAACTACGTTCTTAGGTCATCATGGTAACCGCGACGTAGCTATATGGGGTGCTGGCCACCAGTCCTTAGCGGTCATTGCAATGTCTGGGGTGGCTAATCAAATTAAATATATTGTTGATTCTGCTCCATTTAAGCAAGGTAAATTTACTCCCGCTACACATCTTCTAATTGTTGGTCCGGAGCACTTAATTGCCCATCCCCCCAAGGCTATTATCGTAATGGCTGCTGGATATTCGAATGAGGTTATTCGAATAATTTTGGAGAAATATTCATTCATTGCGCATATTGCAGTTCTGAGGGAAGACAATCTGGAGATTGTGCGATGAGTGAAGAATTAAAATTTCACTTAGAGAAAGTACTTGAACATGTAAAGAATGCCAAGGAAGGCTTGCCGACTGATGTCTTTTATTTTGTAAGTCAACTTACGCCACTTATTAATGTTGACCTTCTAATTAAAAATAAGAAGGGTCAGGTTCTGTTAACTTGGCGTGATGATCGCTTTTATGGCCCTGCATGGCATATTCCTGGAGGTATTATTCGCTTTAAGGAAAAAATTGAGCATAGGATTGAACAGGTTGCACAGTTGGAGTTAGGTGCAATGGTCAATTTTGCTACTGAGCCTATTCATATTCGTGGCTTAATTAATTCTGAAAGAGATGTGCGCGGCCACTTTATTTCAATGCTGTATTTGTGTGAACTTAGTAGTGATCCAATTAAGGAAAAAGCCTACTCCAATGGTGAGCCCAAGCAGGGTCAATGGTCATGGCATGATAAAGCGCCAGAAAATTTATTGAAAGTGCACGAATCTTTTAGAAAATTTATAGACGATACACCACCCCTCTGACTAAGAAATCTACAATGATATTAATGTATTAATTTAACACTGCATATCGCATCTTTGGGAATTACCACTATATCTCAATGAAATTTTGGAACGGCTGTTAGGCATTTTAATTTTTATCAATATATTAGAGAGAGCTCTTATGAAAAGCTATGCACCCCATCAGATTGTTAAGTCTTGCTCAAGAATAGAAAGTGGGCTTAGATTGGCTCATGATGGTGTCAGAGCTTGCACATTCTCAACTGGTGCTGTAGAGGCTCCGAATTACTGGGGGCCAGATGAAATACCTCTAAACTTAACAAAGCAGATGATAGTTGATAAAAGAAGGGCCCTGTTTGAAAGGTTAAATGATCCAAATGACAATGATTTTCTTTGTAGAAAATGTACTCATTGGGTTGAAAAAGAATATAAAGAGATTCGCTTTGATCAATTAGAATTTGTAAATGTCGCCCACTTCTCAGCATGTAATTTAAGATGTAATTATTGTGGCTTTACTAAAAATAATGACTTCAAGAAAGAAAAATATAGTGCATTAAATATATTGAAGCATTTTGATGCCAAGGATGTCACATTCGAAGCTTCTGTTGATTTTAATGCCGGAGAGCCGACGTTAATGAAGGACTTGGATGAGCATTTAATTTTTTTTAGAGAAAATAAAATGCGGGTTCGTTTATATAGTAACGGTATTATATTTTCTCAAGCAGTTTATGATGCAGTAAAGGATGGAACAATCACTTGGCTAATTATTTCTGTTGATGCTGGCACCCCGTCGACATACTTTAAAACTAAAAAAAGTAATTGTTAAAGTGATGTTATCAAAAACTTAGCAAAATACAGAGAGGCTGAGGTCGAGGGAATAGGCAAAGTTGCTGCTAAATATATTTTTACTGAGGATACACTCGGTGATGATGATTTATACGGCTTTCTTTATTCAATGCTAGCAATTGGAATCGTAAACATTTGGTTATTACATGACTACAGCCTTTCTCATTTTGAAAACCTAGATGATAAAACTGCATACTTAGACGCTTATGCAAAGTTGTACAATCTATTTGAGGATTGGAGTATTACACCATCCCATTTTGGAGATTCAGCTGCTGGAGACGTGATTCCAGTTATGAATGCATTCCAAATAAAAACAAAAGAAAAAATTGAACAGCTTAAAACCAAAAAAAAATCAGTTAAGTCGGTTGACGTTTCAAAAATAGTCATCTACAAAAATATTTTAAAAAAATTTAATAACTATAAAACTTATGGATTAAAAGATGTTGATTCCTTACTCGACGAACTGAATAATTCTAGAGTACTTGTAGCACCATCTGGAGTTGCAACCCTTAACTTATTATCAAATGTTAAGTTTAGTAAATTAAATATTATATCTTTTGCCGATCTTAGCGTGAGCAAGCATGGCCAAAAACTAAATGGTGTTGAGGTTAGGTCTTATAAGGATTTAAAAAATATCAACTTTGATAAGATTATAATTACAAGCGAATATTTTATGAACTCTATCTTAAATGACATGAGCGACTCATTTCATATAAATGATAAGGAGATAATATTAATTTCAGATGAACCCTTAAACCGCAGATACTAGATTATTTTTTAAAACAAACTGCAATTAATTTTGAATTATTAGTTATCGTTAATTATTCTTCGGATAATTTAATAATCGAAATGGTTGGTAATAGAGAAAATGCAACTATCGTTATATCTTTAGGCAATTCTAATCCAATTATTGCGTACAATCATAAGCAGGACCGGAGGGCTTGGCATTACAAAGCATCCAAATACTTATTGAAAGTGCGCTTATCTTTAAGAAAGTTAACTGATGATGCTCCACCTCTCTGACTATGACATCAGCGCCGATATTGCTGATGCTATTTCTCGTTTGGGCGAAGATATTCAGTTATTCAACAATAAGTCAATATTGATTACCGGGGGCACTGGTTTTTTTGGGCGCTGGCTGCTTCAAATTCTATGCTCCTTGATATTAGAAAAAAAATTCAAAATAGATATATATGTACTGAGTCGCAATCCAGAAAAATTTTTAGAAGCAAATGCCGAGTACTCATTCGATCGGCTTGTTAATTTTATTTCAGGGGATGTGATAAATTTTGAATTGCCAAATATTAAGACTGACTACTTAATTCATATGGCAACTACAGCAGCATCCGAAACCTTTGACGGAGAAGATCAGTTACAAAAGCTAGATCTTTTGTACAGGGGCACAAGAAACACTCTAGAGCAGGCAGTTCGATCTGGGGTAAAAAAAGTATTATTTACGTCGTCTGGTGTTGCTTATGGCCCATCAAATGACACTTTTTTTACTGAAGAAATGCTTCAGGCTCCCAAGACAACCATGGTTTCTTCTGCATTGGGCGAAGGAAAAAGGTTGGCAGAATATCTAATTGGATACTACGCACTCAAAGGTGGTTTTGAGTATTCAATTGCTCGATGCTTTTCTTTTTTTGGCCCATTTTTGCCCTTGGATATCCACTATGCAATTGGTAATTTTGTAAATGATGCAATAACCAAGGATGTAATTACCGTAAAAGGGGGAGGTCAAGAATTACGCTCTTATCTTTATATAGGTGATGCTTGGGTTTGGCTTTTAAAATTACTACTCCATGGAGATAACGAAATTTATAACGTGGGATCATCAAAATCTATTTCTATTGGGGATCTGGCTTTCCTAGTTCGGAATACCCTGGCAGCGGAAAAGAGGGTGGAATTTTTGGGGCTGACCCATGAAGTAGGAAACTTTAGTCGTAATACCTATATCCCAAATACTGATAAGATTTGTAATAAATATGGATTACGTGAGTGGACGACATTGAGCCAAGGTATTAAAAAGATGGCAAGTTTATGAATACATTTCTGCGTCCAAATTGATTAAATTTAGCAGTATTAATTTTCTTGAGGAAAATAGGTTATGAGTAGTGCACTTCAAATCTTGGCTGACCATGAGGCACTATCTTTGGTTGAAAAAAATAAGCGCAAGGATCAAAGTCAAAAACGTCCAAGAGTTCATCAAAAGATTCAGAGTTATTTTAAAAATATGCTTGATGGAGACATTAGCCCAATTTTAAGATTAAAGATTAATCGCTCACTATGTAACTTTAGTTGCGCCCACTGCTGCGAAGAGCCCTATATGACGCGAGACTTAAAAAAACGTACCGGTATGCCAGATCCTCGCCCACAAATGTCATTGGATGACTATAAAGAGCTCTCAAGACAGGCTGATGATTATGGATTATTTAGATTTGTTCTTACGGGTGGGGAGGCTTTAATTGATAAAAATTTGGATAAATTGATTGAGGTACTCGATCCGATGAAACACTTGATCATTCTTGATACAAATGGCTGGACTTTTGACGACGAGAAGGCAAAGTGGTTTGCAGGTCTAGGTGGTTATAAAGCCCAAATTTCACTGGATAGTTTTATTGAGGCAGAGCATGATCAGTTTAGGAGTAAAAAAGGTTCCTATAAGAGAGTGATGCGAGCACTAGAAGCATCAAAAAAAGCCGACTTGGAATTGCTTATTTCAACTTGCATAATCAAGGATAGAGTCTTTACACAAGAATTTGAAGACTTATGCAGCTTTTGCAAGGAGGGTGACATACCTCTGTATGTAACCCTTGCAAAACCCGTTGGAACAATGAGAGAGCAAGATACTTGGGTATGCACTAAAAAAGATGTGGACCAATTAAAGTATTTGGAAGATAAATATAATGTTTTTACTCACATGACTCCATCCTATGGTCAGCCAGGGCGCTGTATAACCGTGAAAGGCATTAATACCGTCAATCACGATGGCGAAATTATTCCTTGCCCATATATGGATCTTTCAATTGGCAATGTTACTAAAGAGCCTCTGTTCGAAATTCTCGAGAGGGGGATGATGAATAGCTGGCTGGGACCGTATCGCGATGAGTGCATCATCGGTGAGCATAAAGACTTTATTCAATTCCACAATCAATCGGTACATGATTATTTGGATATTAGTCCGCTATTACCTGTGCCATATGAGCATGGTTTTGGGCGAACAAAAACCATATCTAAATAATTAAGGCATATTATGAGTTTTTTTAGTGAAACTGGCCGACGTATTCCACGTAAGGAATTTCGTCTTTTTGGTGAGACTCCTCAAACTTATTACCGACTTGACGGACGTCTCAATGATTATTCTGACGTATTATCAAAGTCTATTCAGTTTGGTGGCGTTGACTCTAGTATTGACTTAAATACTTTTCAGACTGCCTGCGAAAATCTTAAAAAAGAATTCGAAGCTAATTCTGATTATCGGAATTTATTTAATGGGTTAGCTGTTCCATTCATATGTAAATCTAATAAATCTTTCGATGACTTAGGTAGGGATTTACAGGATGTTGAGCTACCAAATTTTCAACGGGCGTTTAATGCCAAATTCCCCGATCATCATTTCAAGGCAATATTGCAAAGTGATTCACAGCTAGCGGGTAGTATCACTTTGGATCCAAGATCGCGCTATCAATCTTTTGTAAATGCATGTAAATCAGGTACTGTAATCGGTTGGTATTTTCCCCAGACACTGCAAGAATTTGATATTGAGTCACAAAGACAGCAAATGGATGATTTGCCGGATATTGGAAATATATGCCTTAGTGGTGGCATCGATATTATGGCTGCGCTAATTGGAAATCCACAGCTATTAATTAGCGAGGAAAACTATGCGCCCATATTATGCCTTTCAGCATATATTCACAAGGATCCAAGGTTGGTTCTATTGATGAAGTCATATGGCCCCCACATGGAATTTTGGTGTATGACGCAGATGCTCTCAAAAAATGTTACCCAAGTATCAGAGCAGTGGGCTGGTGGTATAACAATTTTTCAATCTCTAAATTAGACATCTCTTCGAAAAGTAGTGTTTATGGCCCTGGTACTTTTAAATCAAACCCTAGAAAGTGCAAAAAATTATCTCTTGAAATTGAGCCCTAAAGAGCATTGTATTTTGATTGATAATGCAAGCACTGACAAGCTGTGGGATTGGGTTTCCAAAAAAGCAGTTACACAAATAAATCTAACGGTTGTAAGAAATCGAAAAAGAAAAAATCTTAAATTTAATATTAAAAATGCTCTTAGACTAGTAAAATCGGGTGAGACTATATTAATCAAAGATGGTTTAAATACTGTTCCACATAAATTTTATAATAATTTTCTATTTAAATCGTACATTGAATTAGGTGGATTTTATAAAAATTCCCTTGTCTCTATAACTCTTCATAACTATTGTTATGGAAAATATTTACGAAAATGCTTAACTAGTTTAGTGGAGCAAACTTATCAAAATATAGAAATTCTTTTTTCTGACAATGCTTCTAATGATGACTCATGGGCTATTGCTTGCGAATTTGCTGAAAAGTATCCGAAAAAAATAACATTGACTCGAAATAATATAAATAAAGGCCCCAAAGCAAATTTAGAAAATTGTTTAGTTCATGTGAGTGGGCATTATAGAATTGAGATGTGCTCAGATGATTATTTGGAGCCAAACTGTATTGAAAGGGCCGTTAAAACCTTCAAAAAATATCCTCAAATAGGATTTGTCATGTTTCATCGAAACATCGTAGATGATCAAGGTGTCATTAGCAAGGAGAAGCCTTTTTATGATGGATCATATTTGATTGATGGTGTTGACCAGGCTGCAGTCTATATGATGGCTGCCGTTAATCCAAGCGTTTCTCAAATTGTTTACGATACCGCTAAAGCTGCTAAGTCGGATAGCGAAGATTCTGTTGTTTCGCGTTGGTGGGGCGCGCGAATTAGAGACTTCAAGATGTGCTTGGATTATCCAATAGCCTATATAAGTGAGCCTCTTCTCGGTCATAGGGATCATCCGTTAAGTGACTCAAAAAGCACTGAAAATAGTATGCTAGAAATTTTTGGGCCTCTACTTATGTGTCATAGTTTTGTTGAAATGTCTAACTATCATCCAAAAGTGGTCAAAAAATTTGATCAATCAATTGAAAAGCTTGCGACTTTATCATTAAGATACGCTAGTAGGGCTATAGCTAGAAAAGATTTTAAGTTAGCAAAACGTTATTTCCATCTTTCTCGCTCTCTCTCTTCTGATATAGAGGGGTTAAAGCTATTTAAAATGCTTGATGGTCTCTTTAATGAGGTGGACGTGGATAAAAAGCAATTAATAATTACAGCAATTCTTGCATTAGAAGGAAATTTAACTAGGACAAAATCATATTTACCTCCTAAAGGAAGTCGTAAGCTAATGATTTGATATCAAGTAAATGCGTTTGTTTCAGTGAGAGCTATATTAGAACAATGTTTTGATGAACTTGTAGCGCGGTTTGGACTTAAGCAGGTTGAGCTATCCTGAAAATTAATTGGGTGCAGGATGTATACCGGAAGTCCTTGCTTATCTCGTATCAGTTAGACAATGGGCCTGAGATTGAGTTTGAAAATTTAAATTAAAGTCTGATATCTATTATTAGTTAAAACGGTTAATAATTGACTGCAGCAGAGCTTCATAGCATCTCACTTACATCATGGGATGATACGGTTTGTTAAATAGTGCCATTTTTTATATTTCAAGCCATATATATACATAAATTTTTAAGTATTCATTGGTTCTTTTGAAGGCGTAGGTCGCACATTCTTATTGTACTGGGCAGAGTAAAAAATCTATAAGCATTACCTTAAATAAGGATTCAAACTATATCTTGGTAGATGGATTTATCGGGACGGATCTAAAATTCAAAAGTAAATTGTGGGCTCGTATTTCCCCCTTTAGCCTTAGAGCTGTCGCATTCCTTTCTTTTTGCTCGCGAGGCATGTTTATCAACAACAGATTTTTTACCAGCCCGTACTTCTGATAAGTTACGTCTGGCATATAGACGATCTTTAGATTGCTTTGTGGCAATGGCAATTTCTACGACTGGTTCTGGGATTTCTTTACCCGTATAAAGTTCTATACTCTTTTGCACTTCCTGAGGCATCATCCATGGCTCAAATATCCATGTATCTGGTATCTGACGCATATAAGGAAGCCACTTTTTAACGAAAATGCCTTTTGGGTCCTGGTCTTGCGCTTGCTTAATGGGGTTATAGACGCGAGTCACATTAATTCCAGTTGTACCAGATTGCATTTGTAGCTGACTCCAGTGGATGCCTGGCTCATAGTCTAAAAACTGAGTGGCTAACCATTCTCCTACCGGTCTCCAATGCAGCCAAAGTGGGTAGGCTGCAACAGAGACCAGCATTGCACGCATTCTAAAATTAAGCCATCCCGTCTCGCGCAGCATAGTGACGCAGGCGTCTACCATGGGCCAGCCCGTCTTAGCGTCCTTTAGGGCATTAAAGTAATCTTGATTAAATTCATTCTCACGGAGTCCGTCATAGCCACGGTGCATGTTTTGCCATTCGATTTCAGGTTCACTCTCCAGCTTTTGAATGAAATGACAATGCCAATATAAGCGACTCATGAAGGCACTCAGACCCGATATTTTTCGACTAGCTTGAGGCGGAGTTTGAAGTAATTCTTCATTTGTAGCTTGGACTACTTCTCTAATGCTAAGGCACCCATAGCTCAGATATACCGATAAGCGGGAGCAAGCATCTGGCGCAGATAGGGGTGAAGAAATCCCGCCGCGGTACTGCATGCTTCGTTGCTTTAAAAAACTATTGAGTGTTTTGAGTGCAACAGACCTTCCTCCGTGTTGTCTGCGGGGAGGGTTATGGCGCAAGTGCTGAGGCGCCTGCATCGTTGAGGGCGTTAAATGAGATGCACTTGAATTCAGTATTAAGGTGCTTGCAAGAGGGGCTTTCCAAAAATGAATCTGTGAAAGTTCATGTAAGGGTGCTTCCATGTGTCTTTGCCAATTGGCTTGCCATACATTACGGTTTTTAAGCCCCCTAGTCACACCAAACTGGGGATATTCACCCCATTGAATGGCGTGAGACCTGCACCAGTGACCAAGCTCTCGATCTCTGACGTAAGTAAATCCATTTCCAGTTTCTTCATGAGAATGAATGCCTTTAAAAGGATTGGCTTGCCAAATTTTAGTAAGCACCTCGATCAGTTCACCCTCATGGATCTCTAAAGAACCACCACGTAAACGCAGTTGGGCATCTAGGTCTTGAAGGGATTCTTGAATGAACTCAAAATGTTGTAGGGAGACATCTGGTTGTAGCCAAAGTCTTGGCTCAATGACGTAAATGCACCGAATAGGTCCACGCTTTATAGCTTCGACAAGGGCGTCGTGGTCCTCACAGCGCAAGTCACGCTTAAACCAGACCAGTTGATAACTCATAATTTAGCAGTATTAGAAATTAATCTTTTTAAAAGACAGTTACTAATCATAAAAGCCTTTGGCTAATTTTGCCCAACCAGTAAGATTGTTTTATGGTGCTACTTTGCCCATTTATGGGCTCTATTAAGACCGCAGTCTTTTACTCTTACGGACCCGTTCAAAAAACTCATCGGGCTTCAAACGAACCCACTTTATAAAATCTGCCATGTCGGTTTGTAGCTTGAGTTGTTCGACGGAGTTGTATTGACGCGCTAGCTCAGTTTCGGTGAGGACAGCATGGATCTGTCGATGGCAAATACGATGTAATACCGCAGTTTGACGGCCCCCATGGGACTTCGGAATAAGGTGGTGCTCATCTCGTTGAGATTTTGGGATGACTCTGTTGCAAAGTGGGCAAATCAATAATTCAGGTTGTGGACCTGGTAAGTTACTTAACTCAGACAGAATCAGTTTTTTCTTGATGCGTCCTGTCATAGCATTGGTAACCTGAAAATAGGTTTTCTTATTGGGCTGCTAAATCAACAATCACAAATCCAACTGCGATGATATATGCCAAGGTAATAACAACAGATAAACCATGTAGCATTAAAAAACGCTGCTTCAGTTTTGCATCCGTAGCTGCATTGATTGCGGGCATTAGGATTTGACGGGTAGGAATAGTAGTTAGAAAAATGAGCGCCAAAATGCTAGCGCTAAATAAACTGCTCGTTATAGCTAGTAACGCTGCAATGAGTGATGTGATAGCAACAAATATATAAAAAGAAGGGAAGGCCTTGCGTATTAATGCACGAGCATCTTCAGGTGGTAAAGATTTGAATAAAAATGCGGCAAAGCTTGCAGAAAATAACAGCATGCCTCCAAATAGTAAGGAGGAGCTTAGTAAGGCAGATGTGTGGAGAACGGTTTCAATCAAAGGATAGCCTCGAGATAAGCAGGCTTACAAGCAGCACTGTTGGGTAAGAAATAGGATGAATCAAAATAGCAAAGTATTATGGTGAATCAAGTTGAGCTTTGGTTTACGCGATGTTTTCAGAAAATAGACAGAGTGCTGAGCCAGCCACTAAGTTTCTTGCTCTTTTTTCTTCTGATTTTTTTCTCGTTCTTTCCGAAGATCGCGTAACTGCCACCATGCGAATAGTAAAACGCCTCCAAACATCAGTATGACTTCAATCAAAATAACGGGGCCAAAGTTATCCATTTGTTTCCTAAATCCTATGTGCTCATTTTAGGGTCTGCAATACAAGCCTTAATGGCCTTTGACTCTAGAGTCTTGAGCCACTCAGGCTTTGCTTTTGGGTTCATGACTAGCTCATTAACTTGTCGATTCGAAGCATTTTTAGAAATGAAGTCGGCTTGGCAAGCGCAATAGGCTGTAAAGTCCTCCTCTGTGAGGGTTTTACCTTTAATGCCTTGATGTTCAGCTACTTGCTCGCGAGCGCAATTCTTTTGATAATCTTTAGAGATTGCTTGGGCAAATGACTGGTTAGATGTGATCAATACAAAACCGAAGAGTACAAAACTGCGAAATATTGACATGATCCTTTTCCTTTAGGGTTACAGATTAATTAGCGGCTATTCTTCCATAAATATCAAGATCCAACCTAGTTACCCCAAGTAATCCCTCTGAATTACAGGCACTCTCTCTATTTATTCAACATATTTTCTGATTGCGTACTTCCTAATTGCATAAAAAAAACCATTACCTAGCACATTAAATAGTCTCTTTACCATGGTGTAAACCATTGAAATATATAGAGATTCGAATAAACGCAGATTCACTTAAGACGTATGCAGCACCTTCAAATCGTTTTGGACCGGCCACTTCACTAGCCTTTCTCTCCAGTTCCTTCCGCCCTATTTGGGAGTATTTCTCATTTCATCTTATATCTATATATATACTAGAGATGCTACTTTGATGCTGATAATAGATAGGAGAATTTTATGAAAAGCAAAAAAATCGGTACCAACTATTTAATCGCTGCAACATTATTGTTGAGCGCTGCAAATACCCTTGCTGCAAGCCAGACGATGGATAAAATTAAAGCTTCTGGAGCGGTCACTATGGGTGTTCGTGAATCCTCTATTCCAATGTCATACACCATTGGTGACAGCCGCTTTGATGGCTATCACGTTGAGGTATGTCGCATGATTTTGGCTGATATAAAAGCCAATCTTGGTCTAAGCACTTTGCGCATTAACTATCAACCTGTTACATCTCAAAACCGTGTACCTTTGGTCCAGAACGGCACAGTGGATATTGAGTGCGGAACAACGACTAACAATACTGCGCGCGCTAAGGATGTGGGTTTTGCAAACACACTTTACGTAGAAGAGGTTCGGATTGCAGTAAAAGCAAACTCTGGTATCACCTCAATCTCACAGCTAGCCGGTAAAAAAATTGCTACAACTACAGGCACTACTTCCGTGCAGTTATTGCGTAAACACGAAAAAGCCAATGGCGTCAATTTTGACGAGGTATTTGGTAAAGATCATGCTGATAGTTTCTTATTGCTAGAGTCCGGTCGTGCAGATGCTTTCGTAATGGATGGCTCAATCCTGGCTGGCAACATTGCTAATTCCAAGAATCCAAAGGACTACAAGATTGTTGGTGAGGTTCTAGCAACTGAGCCTATCGCCATTATGGTTCCTAAAAATGATCCAGAATTTAAGGCCGCTGTGAATACTGCGATTGCCAAGATTGTGGCTAACGGTAATATGCCTAAGCTTTGGAATAAATGGTTTTTAGCTCCAATTCCACCAAAGAATAGTGTTGTAGGTCTTGAGTTGTCTCCAGCAACCAAAAATGCTTGGGCTAATCTCAACGACAGGCCTGCTGAAGACTACAACAAAAAATAATCGACACTTGTTACTAAATACGAGCTAACAATATGTCTTTAGATTTAGGTGTTTTTTGTAAGAACACCTTAGACGGAGAAGTGGTGGATCACTGCTTCTCCGCACTTTTTGGTTTGGCTCAAAACAGCGATCCAAGCTATCTTGATTGGTTGATGAAGGCCTGGGGTTGGACTTTAGCTGTAGCGGCTCTTAGTCTGACGATTGCTCTAATTCTGGGGGCTGTGATGGGCACCCTCCGAACCTTGCCAACTACAAACTCTTTGAATCGTTGGCTGATTCGCATTTCTACTGCTTGGGTAGAGTTATTCAGAAATATCCCCATCTTGGTTCAAGTGTTCCTTTGGTATCACGTTATTCCTTCTTTTGTTTTGCCCTTAAAATCTCTTCCATCCTATTGGTTAGTGAGCATCGCACTTGGTTTCTTTACATCTGCTCGTATAGCTGAGCAGGTGAGGGCGGGTATTCAGGCCCTGCCAAGCGGACAAAGGGCTGCTGCTACTGCATTAGG from Polynucleobacter duraquae encodes:
- a CDS encoding amino acid ABC transporter permease translates to MSLDLGVFCKNTLDGEVVDHCFSALFGLAQNSDPSYLDWLMKAWGWTLAVAALSLTIALILGAVMGTLRTLPTTNSLNRWLIRISTAWVELFRNIPILVQVFLWYHVIPSFVLPLKSLPSYWLVSIALGFFTSARIAEQVRAGIQALPSGQRAAATALGLTTAQSYRYVILPMALRIVMPPLTSESMNLIKNSSVAFAVSVPELTLFAMQAQEETSRGVEIYLAVTLLYALSAFSVNRVMNLIEKRSRIPGFIVSNDASLAH
- a CDS encoding DUF4149 domain-containing protein, with protein sequence MIETVLHTSALLSSSLLFGGMLLFSASFAAFLFKSLPPEDARALIRKAFPSFYIFVAITSLIAALLAITSSLFSASILALIFLTTIPTRQILMPAINAATDAKLKQRFLMLHGLSVVITLAYIIAVGFVIVDLAAQ
- a CDS encoding HNH endonuclease, which translates into the protein MTGRIKKKLILSELSNLPGPQPELLICPLCNRVIPKSQRDEHHLIPKSHGGRQTAVLHRICHRQIHAVLTETELARQYNSVEQLKLQTDMADFIKWVRLKPDEFFERVRKSKRLRS
- a CDS encoding cryptochrome/deoxyribodipyrimidine photo-lyase family protein, encoding MSYQLVWFKRDLRCEDHDALVEAIKRGPIRCIYVIEPRLWLQPDVSLQHFEFIQESLQDLDAQLRLRGGSLEIHEGELIEVLTKIWQANPFKGIHSHEETGNGFTYVRDRELGHWCRSHAIQWGEYPQFGVTRGLKNRNVWQANWQRHMEAPLHELSQIHFWKAPLASTLILNSSASHLTPSTMQAPQHLRHNPPRRQHGGRSVALKTLNSFLKQRSMQYRGGISSPLSAPDACSRLSVYLSYGCLSIREVVQATNEELLQTPPQASRKISGLSAFMSRLYWHCHFIQKLESEPEIEWQNMHRGYDGLRENEFNQDYFNALKDAKTGWPMVDACVTMLRETGWLNFRMRAMLVSVAAYPLWLHWRPVGEWLATQFLDYEPGIHWSQLQMQSGTTGINVTRVYNPIKQAQDQDPKGIFVKKWLPYMRQIPDTWIFEPWMMPQEVQKSIELYTGKEIPEPVVEIAIATKQSKDRLYARRNLSEVRAGKKSVVDKHASRAKRKECDSSKAKGGNTSPQFTFEF
- a CDS encoding amino acid ABC transporter substrate-binding protein, with translation MKSKKIGTNYLIAATLLLSAANTLAASQTMDKIKASGAVTMGVRESSIPMSYTIGDSRFDGYHVEVCRMILADIKANLGLSTLRINYQPVTSQNRVPLVQNGTVDIECGTTTNNTARAKDVGFANTLYVEEVRIAVKANSGITSISQLAGKKIATTTGTTSVQLLRKHEKANGVNFDEVFGKDHADSFLLLESGRADAFVMDGSILAGNIANSKNPKDYKIVGEVLATEPIAIMVPKNDPEFKAAVNTAIAKIVANGNMPKLWNKWFLAPIPPKNSVVGLELSPATKNAWANLNDRPAEDYNKK